From a single Drosophila sulfurigaster albostrigata strain 15112-1811.04 chromosome 3, ASM2355843v2, whole genome shotgun sequence genomic region:
- the LOC133842026 gene encoding uncharacterized protein LOC133842026 isoform X1 codes for MQLVIFLWIGLLTVPQASASDVCTGQNFGYKVADSDDPRAYYLCLGLLGKTRNNCPEGYHFNLPSQNCVKDIMSSNLAKLDKQTFARDVNSVQNVFNIFQNISMDHPIIFNIFGSLWPSPPKSPPRTTSSPDPDATTNKDLSSTTVEGIITEDILTEIYISSSTTESLMVSSIESSSSTDSSIKSSSSSSESSSSTEESSTESSTVSSSSTESSSSTEDSSTESSTESSSSTESSSSTEDSSTESSTESSTSTESSSSTEDSSTESSTESSSSTEDSSTESSTESSSSTEDSSTESSTESSSSTEDSSTESSTESSSSTEDSSTESSTESSSSTEDSSTESSTESSSSTEDSSTESSTESSSSTEDSSTESSTESSSSTEKSSSSTEDSSTESSTESSSSTEDSSTESSTESSSSTEDSSTESSTESSSSTEDSSTESSTESSSSTEDSSTESSTESSSSTEDSSTESSTESSSSTEDSSTESSTESSSATEDSSTESSTESSSSTEDSSTESSTESSSSTEDSSTESSTESSSSTEDSSTESFTESSS; via the exons atgcaattgg TGATCTTCCTGTGGATAGGTCTTTTGACTGTTCCGCAGGCATCCGCCTCGGATGTATGCACTGGACAAAATTTTGGATATAAAGTAGCTGATTCAGACGATCCACGTGCATACTACCTTTGCCTGGGGTTGCTTGGCAAGACCAGAAATAATTGCCCTGAAGGATATCACTTCAACCTACCATCCCAGAACTGCGTCAAGGACATTATGTCAAGCAATCTTGCCAAACTAGATAAACAAACTTTTGCCCGAGATGTCAATAGTGTGCAAAATGTGTTCAATatctttcaaaatatttccatgGACCAtccaataatttttaatatctttgGCTCGCTATGGCCTTCGCCACCCAAATCTCCACCAAGAACAACATCATCACCCGACCCTGACGCTACTACCAACAAAGATCTGTCTTCTACAACTGTAGAAGGTATAATCACGGAAGATATTTTAACTGAAATTTATATCTCAAGCTCTACGACAGAAAGTTTAATGGTGAGCTCTATAGAAAGTTCAAGTTCCACAGACAGTTCTATTAAGAGTTCCAGCTCAAGTTCCGAGAGTTCCTCATCAACAGAAGAGAGTTCCACAGAGAGTTCTACTGTGAGTTCCAGCTCTACAGAGAGTTCCTCATCAACAGAAGACAGTTCCACTGAGAGTTCTACTGAGAGTTCCAGCTCTACAGAGAGTTCCTCCTCAACAGAAGACAGTTCCACTGAGAGTTCTACTGAGAGTTCCACCTCTACAGAGAGTTCCTCATCAACAGAAGACAGTTCCACAGAGAGTTCTACAGAGAGTTCCTCATCAACAGAAGACAGTTCCACAGAGAGTTCTACTGAGAGTTCCTCATCAACAGAAGACAGTTCCACAGAGAGTTCTACAGAGAGTTCCTCATCAACAGAAGACAGTTCCACAGAGAGTTCTACTGAGAGTTCCTCATCAACAGAAGACAGTTCCACAGAGAGTTCTACTGAGAGTTCCTCATCAACAGAAGACAGTTCCACAGAGAGTTCTACTGAGAGTTCCTCCTCAACAGAAGACAGTTCCACAGAGAGTTCTACTGAGAGTTCCTCCTCAACAGAAGACAGTTCCACAGAGAGTTCTACTGAGAGTTCCAGCTCTACAGAGA AGAGTTCCTCCTCAACAGAAGACAGTTCCACAGAGAGTTCTACAGAGAGTTCCTCATCAACAGAAGACAGTTCCACAGAGAGTTCTACTGAGAGTTCCTCATCAACAGAAGACAGTTCCACAGAGAGTTCTACAGAGAGTTCCTCATCAACAGAAGACAGTTCCACAGAGAGTTCTACTGAGAGTTCCTCCTCAACAGAAGACAGTTCCACAGAGAGTTCTACAGAGAGTTCCTCATCAACAGAAGACAGTTCTACAGAGAGTTCTACTGAGAGTTCCTCATCAACAGAAGACAGTTCCACAGAGAGTTCTACAGAGAGTTCCTCAGCAACAGAAGACAGTTCCACAGAGAGTTCTACTGAGAGTTCCTCATCAACAGAAGACAGTTCCACTGAGAGTTCTACTGAGAGTTCCTCATCAACAGAAGACAGTTCCACAGAGAGTTCTACAGAGAGTTCCTCATCAACAGAAGACAGTTCCACAGAGAGTTTTACTGAGAGTTCCAG CTGA
- the LOC133842026 gene encoding uncharacterized protein LOC133842026 isoform X2: MQLVIFLWIGLLTVPQASASDVCTGQNFGYKVADSDDPRAYYLCLGLLGKTRNNCPEGYHFNLPSQNCVKDIMSSNLAKLDKQTFARDVNSVQNVFNIFQNISMDHPIIFNIFGSLWPSPPKSPPRTTSSPDPDATTNKDLSSTTVEGIITEDILTEIYISSSTTESLMVSSIESSSSTDSSIKSSSSSSESSSSTEESSTESSTVSSSSTESSSSTEDSSTESSTESSSSTESSSSTEDSSTESSTESSTSTESSSSTEDSSTESSTESSSSTEDSSTESSTESSSSTEDSSTESSTESSSSTEDSSTESSTESSSSTEDSSTESSTESSSSTEDSSTESSTESSSSTEDSSTESSTESSSSTEDSSTESSTESSSSTEKSSSSTEDSSTESSTESSSSTEDSSTESSTESSSSTEDSSTESSTESSSSTEDSSTESSTESSSSTEDSSTESSTESSSSTEDSSTESSTESSSATEDSSTESSTESSSSTEDSSTESSTESSSSTEDSSTESSTESSSSTEDSSTESFTESSS; this comes from the exons atgcaattgg TGATCTTCCTGTGGATAGGTCTTTTGACTGTTCCGCAGGCATCCGCCTCGGATGTATGCACTGGACAAAATTTTGGATATAAAGTAGCTGATTCAGACGATCCACGTGCATACTACCTTTGCCTGGGGTTGCTTGGCAAGACCAGAAATAATTGCCCTGAAGGATATCACTTCAACCTACCATCCCAGAACTGCGTCAAGGACATTATGTCAAGCAATCTTGCCAAACTAGATAAACAAACTTTTGCCCGAGATGTCAATAGTGTGCAAAATGTGTTCAATatctttcaaaatatttccatgGACCAtccaataatttttaatatctttgGCTCGCTATGGCCTTCGCCACCCAAATCTCCACCAAGAACAACATCATCACCCGACCCTGACGCTACTACCAACAAAGATCTGTCTTCTACAACTGTAGAAGGTATAATCACGGAAGATATTTTAACTGAAATTTATATCTCAAGCTCTACGACAGAAAGTTTAATGGTGAGCTCTATAGAAAGTTCAAGTTCCACAGACAGTTCTATTAAGAGTTCCAGCTCAAGTTCCGAGAGTTCCTCATCAACAGAAGAGAGTTCCACAGAGAGTTCTACTGTGAGTTCCAGCTCTACAGAGAGTTCCTCATCAACAGAAGACAGTTCCACTGAGAGTTCTACTGAGAGTTCCAGCTCTACAGAGAGTTCCTCCTCAACAGAAGACAGTTCCACTGAGAGTTCTACTGAGAGTTCCACCTCTACAGAGAGTTCCTCATCAACAGAAGACAGTTCCACAGAGAGTTCTACAGAGAGTTCCTCATCAACAGAAGACAGTTCCACAGAGAGTTCTACTGAGAGTTCCTCATCAACAGAAGACAGTTCCACAGAGAGTTCTACAGAGAGTTCCTCATCAACAGAAGACAGTTCCACAGAGAGTTCTACTGAGAGTTCCTCATCAACAGAAGACAGTTCCACAGAGAGTTCTACTGAGAGTTCCTCATCAACAGAAGACAGTTCCACAGAGAGTTCTACTGAGAGTTCCTCCTCAACAGAAGACAGTTCCACAGAGAGTTCTACTGAGAGTTCCTCCTCAACAGAAGACAGTTCCACAGAGAGTTCTACTGAGAGTTCCAGCTCTACAGAGA AGAGTTCCTCATCAACAGAAGACAGTTCCACAGAGAGTTCTACTGAGAGTTCCTCATCAACAGAAGACAGTTCCACAGAGAGTTCTACAGAGAGTTCCTCATCAACAGAAGACAGTTCCACAGAGAGTTCTACTGAGAGTTCCTCCTCAACAGAAGACAGTTCCACAGAGAGTTCTACAGAGAGTTCCTCATCAACAGAAGACAGTTCTACAGAGAGTTCTACTGAGAGTTCCTCATCAACAGAAGACAGTTCCACAGAGAGTTCTACAGAGAGTTCCTCAGCAACAGAAGACAGTTCCACAGAGAGTTCTACTGAGAGTTCCTCATCAACAGAAGACAGTTCCACTGAGAGTTCTACTGAGAGTTCCTCATCAACAGAAGACAGTTCCACAGAGAGTTCTACAGAGAGTTCCTCATCAACAGAAGACAGTTCCACAGAGAGTTTTACTGAGAGTTCCAG CTGA
- the LOC133842027 gene encoding LOW QUALITY PROTEIN: peritrophin-44-like (The sequence of the model RefSeq protein was modified relative to this genomic sequence to represent the inferred CDS: substituted 1 base at 1 genomic stop codon) has product MAFKDGTVDGNSKNSIRRKLLKGNLPSASTMEASEYCKILPNGSHLRDSKSCNKYYVCASGRAIFRKCPKNLYFDIKNKICNFAYLVNCYEDEELSNSELTESATSSNYMQYTSESYYDEISSITDKYESLINGEDSQLAPAILQTNANANQRPSREPSSAKQTELIDLSECDFLPNGAYLRDRKSCNKFYICVNGRAISGSCPGSLYFDFKRKVCDSPSLVKCDIDSEQIINSKKSSNFTNVLSAAEGNLSSEKVSIDKSKTDMLPHLSSNSNLKVTLKSPNSTLKPDQDNFKNLLIINSSTNITKKPSKEEESVLTQSDVEKPCNCHGLPNGVFLRDPESCIKFYVCANDSAIPRSCPGNLYFDIKKKVCNYPSLVDCSLDENGIVITKSPLISHVVHEETDDATKKLSTFRPDCSSAANGDYISDPRSCNKFFVCANGRAIPRQCPKGLYINTKLKYCNFPSEVKCSIGSKDNLSNLXSIEEKLDCSDKAEGFIMCDSKLCNKYYVCVNGNPVTHFCTPGNWLDLKRGVYNQKLMV; this is encoded by the coding sequence ATGGCATTCAAGGATGGCACAGTGGATGGAAACTCAAAAAACTCAATAAGAAGAAAGCTTCTGAAAGGAAATTTACCATCCGCCTCCACCATGGAGGCAAGTGAATATTGTAAGATTTTGCCAAATGGTAGTCACTTGAGGGATTCCAAGTCCTGCAACAAGTAttatgtgtgtgcaagtggGCGAGCGATATTCCGAAAGTGTCCCAAGAACCTTTACTTTGATATCAAAAATAAGATTTGTAATTTTGCCTATTTGGTAAATTGTTACGAAGACGAAGAGTTATCCAATTCTGAGTTAACTGAATCGGCTACAAGTTCCAACTACATGCAATACACATCGGAGAGTTACTATGATGAAATCTCGTCGATCACAGATAAATATGAAAGTTTGATTAATGGGGAGGACTCACAACTTGCCCCAGCAATTTtacaaacaaatgcaaatgctaaCCAGAGACCTAGCAGAGAACCATCTTCTGCAAAACAAACTGAACTAATTGATTTATCTGAATGCGACTTCTTACCAAATGGTGCTTATTTAAGAGATCGAAAGTCCTGCAACAAGTTCTACATATGCGTTAATGGAAGGGCTATTTCAGGAAGCTGTCCCGGAAGTTTGTATTTCGACTTTAAAAGAAAGGTTTGCGATTCCCCCAGTCTCGTTAAATGTGATATTGATAGCGAGCAAATCATCAATTCAAAGAAGTCTTCAAATTTCACCAATGTTTTGAGTGCCGCCGAAGGGAATTTAAGTTCAGAAAAGGTTTCTATAGACAAATCCAAAACTGATATGTTACCACATCTTTCTTCTAATTCCAACTTGAAAGTTACTTTAAAGTCTCCAAATTCTACTTTGAAACCCGACCAAgacaatttcaaaaatttgctaATAATCAATTCCTCGACAAATATTACTAAGAAACCATCTAAAGAAGAAGAGTCTGTATTGACACAGTCAGATGTTGAGAAACCATGCAATTGCCATGGTTTGCCAAATGGTGTATTCTTGAGGGATCCAGAGTCTTGTATCAAGTTTTACGTCTGCGCAAACGATAGTGCCATACCTCGTAGCTGTCCAGGAAATCTTTATTTCGATATCAAGAAAAAGGTTTGCAATTATCCTAGTTTAGTAGACTGTTCGCTTGATGAAAATGGTATCGTCATCACGAAGTCACCCTTGATCTCACATGTCGTTCATGAGGAAACTGATGATGCAACGAAAAAGCTGTCTACGTTTAGGCCCGATTGTAGTTCCGCAGCTAATGGAGATTATATTAGTGATCCCAGGTCCTGTAACAAGTTCTTTGTTTGCGCCAATGGTCGTGCTATACCGCGGCAATGTCCCAAAGGTCTTTACATCAACACTAAGCTAAAGTATTGCAACTTCCCCAGTGAAGTGAAATGTTCAATTGGTAGTAAGGACAATTTGTCAAATCTTTAATCAATAGAGGAAAAACTAGATTGTAGCGATAAGGCGGAAGGTTTCATTATGTGTGATTCAAAGCTATGTAATAAGTATTACGTTTGCGTAAATGGAAATCCAGTTACACATTTCTGCACACCTGGTAATTGGCTTGACCTGAAACGAGGAGTTTACAACCAAAAGCTAATGGTCTAG